The Daucus carota subsp. sativus chromosome 7, DH1 v3.0, whole genome shotgun sequence genome window below encodes:
- the LOC108192286 gene encoding uncharacterized protein LOC108192286 isoform X2, which yields MPPRRRRRRHPRPPSPSSSSSSSSTSLKEFREQVYYTVFPEGRPYRDLVGPPPSPPYSNSSFIVPPNRPSRPQPCVIHPHPLFPGVFVAADHDHDESCNKVLYTRNLDEDGQTVEYREWDPFKSRLASAILSGIQNMWIKPGSRVLILYSRDDQQFGITISHISDIVGPQGMVYVVETETSNHDTLLNMADKRGNIVPIVYCMSPDPMRYRMLINMVDVMFAAPDRPEEVHMAYLNSQYFLKTGGHYMLYVQGHTMESTNRGDGLFSSMSKVVQVQYQRMEQVTLEPFDREHVYVSGVYRTMEIAEIDESCLVSSKFWTSQDSNSGAGRPLSLYEKQKNLPVFMLFESSFGYVLFRAHDVYKVERNYVATEKYIKSFDKSYEFVASHTFESTDEALMYLTADYNDTLPEKLMEFLVLHLPPPMEGDEHCLSLALFNPLMEDKLAMDAKIACSASPFHIDIIRGVRMNLDKFFKNMKPGDLEKAQLDLARICSRQKLNSPDKRKLLKKRGHFQARAPTRENPKRKARADAKTENR from the exons ATGCCTCCTCGCCGTCGCCGTCGCCGTCATCCTCGCCCACCGTCGCCTTCTTCGtcgtcatcttcatcatcaaccTCGTTAAAAGAGTTTAGAGAGCAAGTTTATTACACTGTTTTCCCCGAGGGACGTCCTTACCGTGATCTTGTTGGTCCTCCTCCTTCACCTCCTTATTCGAATTCCTCTTTTATCGTGCCCCCCAATAGACCCTCTAGGCCTCAACCTTGTGTCATACACCCACACCCACTCTTTCCCGGGGTTTTTGTTGCTGCGGATCATGATCATGACGAGTCTTGTAACAAGGTCCTTTACACTAGAAATCTG GATGAGGACGGGCAAACAGTGGAGTATAGAGAATGGGATCCATTTAAGTCCAGATTGGCTTCTGCTATTCTTTCTGGTATCCAAAATATGTGGATT AAACCTGGTTCACGTGTCCTCATACTCTACTCACGGGATGATCAACAATTTGGAATCACAATATCACACATCTCTGATATTGTTGGCCCT CAAGGTATGGTGTATGTAGTAGAGACAGAGACATCCAATCACGACACTCTTTTGAACATGGCAGACAAACGGGGCAATATTGTGCCAATTGTTTATTGTATGAGTCCGGATCCAATGCGATACCGCATGCTTATTAATATGGTGGATGTAATGTTTGCTGCTCCTGATCGTCCAGAAGAG GTCCACATGGCATATTTGAACTCTCAGTATTTTCTTAAAACCGGTGGACACTATATGCTTTATGTCCAG GGTCATACTATGGAATCAACAAATCGTGGTGATGGCTTGTTTAGTTCCATGAGCAAAGTTGTACAGGTTCAGTACCAGCGAATGGAGCAAGTCACCTTGGAACCATTTGATAGAGAGCATGTTTATGTTAGTGGTGTTTATCGCACGATGGAG ATTGCTGAGATTGATGAAAGTTGTCTAGTAAGCAGCAAGTTTTGGACATCACAAGATTCAAATAg CGGTGCTGGGAGGCCTCTCAGTCTTTATGAAAAGCAAAAG aaccTGCCCGTATTTATGTTGTTTGAATCATCATTCGGATACGTTCTCTTCCGAGCTCATGACGTGTATAAAGTTGAGAGAAACTATGTAGCCACTGAGAAGTATATCAAAAGTTTCGATAAATCTTATGAATTTGTTGCGAGTCATACTTTTGAGTCTACTGATGAAGCTCTGATGTACCTCACTGCTGACTACAACG ACACACTGCCTGAGAAATTGATGGAGTTCCTGGTGCTACATCTTCCACCACCAATGGAAGGTGATGAACATTGTCTTTCACTTGCACTTTTTAACCCACTTATGGAGGATAAACTAGCAATGGATGCCAAAATTGCTTGCTCAGCAAGTCCGTTTCACATTGACATTATTCGTGGTGTGCGGATGAATCTTGACAAATTCTTTAAGAACATgaag CCTGGGGACTTGGAAAAGGCCCAGCTGGATCTCGCACGAATTTGCAGCAGGCAAAAGCTTAATTCACCAGACAAAAGAAAGTTGCTAAAGAAGAGAGGTCATTTTCAGGCTAGAGCTCCAACCAGGGAAAACCCAAAGAGAAAGGCCCGGGCAGATGCTAAAACTGA GAATAGATAG
- the LOC108192286 gene encoding uncharacterized protein LOC108192286 isoform X3, whose translation MPPRRRRRRHPRPPSPSSSSSSSSTSLKEFREQVYYTVFPEGRPYRDLVGPPPSPPYSNSSFIVPPNRPSRPQPCVIHPHPLFPGVFVAADHDHDESCNKDEDGQTVEYREWDPFKSRLASAILSGIQNMWIKPGSRVLILYSRDDQQFGITISHISDIVGPQGMVYVVETETSNHDTLLNMADKRGNIVPIVYCMSPDPMRYRMLINMVDVMFAAPDRPEEVHMAYLNSQYFLKTGGHYMLYVQGHTMESTNRGDGLFSSMSKVVQVQYQRMEQVTLEPFDREHVYVSGVYRTMEIAEIDESCLVSSKFWTSQDSNSGAGRPLSLYEKQKNLPVFMLFESSFGYVLFRAHDVYKVERNYVATEKYIKSFDKSYEFVASHTFESTDEALMYLTADYNDTLPEKLMEFLVLHLPPPMEGDEHCLSLALFNPLMEDKLAMDAKIACSASPFHIDIIRGVRMNLDKFFKNMKPGDLEKAQLDLARICSRQKLNSPDKRKLLKKRGHFQARAPTRENPKRKARADAKTENR comes from the exons ATGCCTCCTCGCCGTCGCCGTCGCCGTCATCCTCGCCCACCGTCGCCTTCTTCGtcgtcatcttcatcatcaaccTCGTTAAAAGAGTTTAGAGAGCAAGTTTATTACACTGTTTTCCCCGAGGGACGTCCTTACCGTGATCTTGTTGGTCCTCCTCCTTCACCTCCTTATTCGAATTCCTCTTTTATCGTGCCCCCCAATAGACCCTCTAGGCCTCAACCTTGTGTCATACACCCACACCCACTCTTTCCCGGGGTTTTTGTTGCTGCGGATCATGATCATGACGAGTCTTGTAACAAG GATGAGGACGGGCAAACAGTGGAGTATAGAGAATGGGATCCATTTAAGTCCAGATTGGCTTCTGCTATTCTTTCTGGTATCCAAAATATGTGGATT AAACCTGGTTCACGTGTCCTCATACTCTACTCACGGGATGATCAACAATTTGGAATCACAATATCACACATCTCTGATATTGTTGGCCCT CAAGGTATGGTGTATGTAGTAGAGACAGAGACATCCAATCACGACACTCTTTTGAACATGGCAGACAAACGGGGCAATATTGTGCCAATTGTTTATTGTATGAGTCCGGATCCAATGCGATACCGCATGCTTATTAATATGGTGGATGTAATGTTTGCTGCTCCTGATCGTCCAGAAGAG GTCCACATGGCATATTTGAACTCTCAGTATTTTCTTAAAACCGGTGGACACTATATGCTTTATGTCCAG GGTCATACTATGGAATCAACAAATCGTGGTGATGGCTTGTTTAGTTCCATGAGCAAAGTTGTACAGGTTCAGTACCAGCGAATGGAGCAAGTCACCTTGGAACCATTTGATAGAGAGCATGTTTATGTTAGTGGTGTTTATCGCACGATGGAG ATTGCTGAGATTGATGAAAGTTGTCTAGTAAGCAGCAAGTTTTGGACATCACAAGATTCAAATAg CGGTGCTGGGAGGCCTCTCAGTCTTTATGAAAAGCAAAAG aaccTGCCCGTATTTATGTTGTTTGAATCATCATTCGGATACGTTCTCTTCCGAGCTCATGACGTGTATAAAGTTGAGAGAAACTATGTAGCCACTGAGAAGTATATCAAAAGTTTCGATAAATCTTATGAATTTGTTGCGAGTCATACTTTTGAGTCTACTGATGAAGCTCTGATGTACCTCACTGCTGACTACAACG ACACACTGCCTGAGAAATTGATGGAGTTCCTGGTGCTACATCTTCCACCACCAATGGAAGGTGATGAACATTGTCTTTCACTTGCACTTTTTAACCCACTTATGGAGGATAAACTAGCAATGGATGCCAAAATTGCTTGCTCAGCAAGTCCGTTTCACATTGACATTATTCGTGGTGTGCGGATGAATCTTGACAAATTCTTTAAGAACATgaag CCTGGGGACTTGGAAAAGGCCCAGCTGGATCTCGCACGAATTTGCAGCAGGCAAAAGCTTAATTCACCAGACAAAAGAAAGTTGCTAAAGAAGAGAGGTCATTTTCAGGCTAGAGCTCCAACCAGGGAAAACCCAAAGAGAAAGGCCCGGGCAGATGCTAAAACTGA GAATAGATAG
- the LOC108192286 gene encoding uncharacterized protein LOC108192286 isoform X1, translating into MPPRRRRRRHPRPPSPSSSSSSSSTSLKEFREQVYYTVFPEGRPYRDLVGPPPSPPYSNSSFIVPPNRPSRPQPCVIHPHPLFPGVFVAADHDHDESCNKVLYTRNLVPGVQSRDQDDVVFSVQDEDGQTVEYREWDPFKSRLASAILSGIQNMWIKPGSRVLILYSRDDQQFGITISHISDIVGPQGMVYVVETETSNHDTLLNMADKRGNIVPIVYCMSPDPMRYRMLINMVDVMFAAPDRPEEVHMAYLNSQYFLKTGGHYMLYVQGHTMESTNRGDGLFSSMSKVVQVQYQRMEQVTLEPFDREHVYVSGVYRTMEIAEIDESCLVSSKFWTSQDSNSGAGRPLSLYEKQKNLPVFMLFESSFGYVLFRAHDVYKVERNYVATEKYIKSFDKSYEFVASHTFESTDEALMYLTADYNDTLPEKLMEFLVLHLPPPMEGDEHCLSLALFNPLMEDKLAMDAKIACSASPFHIDIIRGVRMNLDKFFKNMKPGDLEKAQLDLARICSRQKLNSPDKRKLLKKRGHFQARAPTRENPKRKARADAKTENR; encoded by the exons ATGCCTCCTCGCCGTCGCCGTCGCCGTCATCCTCGCCCACCGTCGCCTTCTTCGtcgtcatcttcatcatcaaccTCGTTAAAAGAGTTTAGAGAGCAAGTTTATTACACTGTTTTCCCCGAGGGACGTCCTTACCGTGATCTTGTTGGTCCTCCTCCTTCACCTCCTTATTCGAATTCCTCTTTTATCGTGCCCCCCAATAGACCCTCTAGGCCTCAACCTTGTGTCATACACCCACACCCACTCTTTCCCGGGGTTTTTGTTGCTGCGGATCATGATCATGACGAGTCTTGTAACAAGGTCCTTTACACTAGAAATCTGGTACCCGGTGTTCAATCTCGAGACCAAGACGATGTCGTTTTCTCTGTTCAG GATGAGGACGGGCAAACAGTGGAGTATAGAGAATGGGATCCATTTAAGTCCAGATTGGCTTCTGCTATTCTTTCTGGTATCCAAAATATGTGGATT AAACCTGGTTCACGTGTCCTCATACTCTACTCACGGGATGATCAACAATTTGGAATCACAATATCACACATCTCTGATATTGTTGGCCCT CAAGGTATGGTGTATGTAGTAGAGACAGAGACATCCAATCACGACACTCTTTTGAACATGGCAGACAAACGGGGCAATATTGTGCCAATTGTTTATTGTATGAGTCCGGATCCAATGCGATACCGCATGCTTATTAATATGGTGGATGTAATGTTTGCTGCTCCTGATCGTCCAGAAGAG GTCCACATGGCATATTTGAACTCTCAGTATTTTCTTAAAACCGGTGGACACTATATGCTTTATGTCCAG GGTCATACTATGGAATCAACAAATCGTGGTGATGGCTTGTTTAGTTCCATGAGCAAAGTTGTACAGGTTCAGTACCAGCGAATGGAGCAAGTCACCTTGGAACCATTTGATAGAGAGCATGTTTATGTTAGTGGTGTTTATCGCACGATGGAG ATTGCTGAGATTGATGAAAGTTGTCTAGTAAGCAGCAAGTTTTGGACATCACAAGATTCAAATAg CGGTGCTGGGAGGCCTCTCAGTCTTTATGAAAAGCAAAAG aaccTGCCCGTATTTATGTTGTTTGAATCATCATTCGGATACGTTCTCTTCCGAGCTCATGACGTGTATAAAGTTGAGAGAAACTATGTAGCCACTGAGAAGTATATCAAAAGTTTCGATAAATCTTATGAATTTGTTGCGAGTCATACTTTTGAGTCTACTGATGAAGCTCTGATGTACCTCACTGCTGACTACAACG ACACACTGCCTGAGAAATTGATGGAGTTCCTGGTGCTACATCTTCCACCACCAATGGAAGGTGATGAACATTGTCTTTCACTTGCACTTTTTAACCCACTTATGGAGGATAAACTAGCAATGGATGCCAAAATTGCTTGCTCAGCAAGTCCGTTTCACATTGACATTATTCGTGGTGTGCGGATGAATCTTGACAAATTCTTTAAGAACATgaag CCTGGGGACTTGGAAAAGGCCCAGCTGGATCTCGCACGAATTTGCAGCAGGCAAAAGCTTAATTCACCAGACAAAAGAAAGTTGCTAAAGAAGAGAGGTCATTTTCAGGCTAGAGCTCCAACCAGGGAAAACCCAAAGAGAAAGGCCCGGGCAGATGCTAAAACTGA GAATAGATAG